Within Thermostichus vulcanus str. 'Rupite', the genomic segment AGAGGCCCTACAACACCTTCGCACGGACAAACCAGATGTGGTGTTGACGGATTTGGTTATGGAAGGGATGAGTGGTTTGGAGTTATGTCGCTTAATCAAGAAAAACCCGGAAACCCGAAAACTACCAGTTGTGGCTTGTACCTCCAAAAACCAAGAATTGGATAAGCTGTGGGGGATGAAGCAAGGGATTGATCTTTATCTCACCAAACCGTTTAGCCGCGAGGAGATTATTCGCGCGGTCAAATCAGTGATGGTCAGCTAAAGTTTGTCCTTAAGTTAAGCAATGGGGTGAGAACCGCGATGGTGGTAGGTTTTTCGCCACAGGCAGATTCCTCCATCCGTACAGGAGAACTGTACTTGCAGCTACAGGTGCAATCAGGTTTTCAAGGGGTTTTGCCCTTGTCCTTTGCTCAGGAAGCGTTGATCGTCACTCCCCGGCAATTTACCCTACTGCCCAATCAACCCGCTTGGGTGTTGGGTCTGTTTAACTATCGCAACCAAGTGATTTGGGGGCTGGATCTGTCCCAGTTTCTTGGCTGGGATCCCTTGGACTTTGGCCTGCCCGAGTATCACCTCGTGGTTGTGCGCTTGCAAGCTTTGCGGTTGGGTTTGGCAGTACAGCTGGTGAAGGGAGTGACCCGGCTCGCAGCAGATCGGATTCAATCGGTGTCGGGATCCCCTGGGGATGGTTGGGGTGAAATCCCGATCAGCAATCCCTGTTTCAGTGGCCAGGTGATGGATGGAGGGAATCCCTTATGGGTACTCAACCCGAAGGGGATCGCCCAACAGCTGGATCAAGCCCGTGCCGGTAGCTGATGATCTCAATCTTGAGCACAGCTCAGACCCGAATCGTTATTCTTCTGCATTCTTCCTCAGGCCAAATCCATGGTTTCCTCTTCTCGCTCTTCTCTGTCTTCTAAGCTGCAGCCGCAACGAAAGGTGGCGGGATCCCGTCTAGCCCCGGCCATTAGCCTTTCCCTGGGGCTAAGTTCGCTGTTGTTCGCCATTTCTGCCGGCACGGTGGCGCGGACATACTTTGGGTTTAACCCCACCATTTCTCGGCAATTTACCCTGCAAAACCTGAGCGATCAGGTGATTTATTTGGACGAAGTCTTGACCATGTCTGCCCGCATGGGAGCCGCCACCGGGGACTTGGCTTGGGAAGAGCGCTACAAGAGCCACGTGCCACAATTGGATGAGGTGCTGGCAGAAATTGAGCAGTTGGATCCCGTCTCCTACGAAGCCTATGCTGCTCAAACCACAGAAGCGAATATTAAATTGGTGGACTGGGAGGTGGAAGCTTTTGACTTGATTCGGGCCGGCGAGCAGGAACAAGCCTTCGAAGTGCTCCACAGCCCTGAGTACGAGGAACAAAAGCGCATCTATGCCGAGGGGATCAACCAAACCATCGAAGAAATTCGCAGCAACATTCAGGCCAGTCTTTTGCTCTATGAGCAGGAGCTGTTGCGCTCTCTGATTCTTTCCGGCATCAGCTTCCCGATTTTGTTGGTAAGTTGGGGCACCATTTTGATCTTGGTGCGCAATTTTGTGCGGGAACGGAATGAAACCTACGAGCGGCAAGTCTCGGACACTCGATTGGCCCAACGGTTTGCCGATATCGCCCGGATCCGCCAAGACCAGGAGCTGATCGATCCCCTGACTGACCTGTTGAGCGAAATCCAGCAACGCTATGGGGCAGAACGGGTCGCCGTCTACCGCCTCACCCAGCCGGAAGAAGCTCAGGTGATCGCCGAGGCCCGGGGCAACCGACAAACTAGCACGTTAGGGACTCAACTGAGCGGGATCCCGGCCCCCATTCAACAGGCCCTCAACAACGGGCAAGTTTACGCCTTTAGCCAAGTGCCCACAGCAGAGCTGAGTGCCGACTACATTCAAGTGCTGGCCACGGCCCAACTCAAAGCGGAGATGGTAGCTCCAGTGATGCGCGGCGATGAGCCCTACGGCTTTTTGGTGGTGGGGCGTGCCCAAAGCCATAACTGGTCTGAAGAAGAACAGGACAATCTAGCGGAGTTGGCCAACCGCCTGGGACAGGCCCTGAGTAACCTAGGGGCACTGGAACAAAAAGCAGTGGCAGCACAAGAAAGGGAACGGGCCGAAGCCCTCCAAAAAGAGCTGCTTCAGCTGATCAACGACGTGATGGAGGCCTCCCAAGGTGATCTGACGGTGCGAGCCCAACTGACCGCCGGACAAATTGGCATCGTCGCCGACTTTTTCAACGCCATCATCGAAAGCCTGCGGGATATCGTCACCCAGGTGCAGCAGGCTGCTGGTCAGGTGAACAACTCCATCGGTAGCAACGAGGTGGCCATCCGCGAACTGGCGGATGCAGCCCTGAAGCAAGCCACCCAAATTGGCGAGACCCTGCGTTCTGTCGAACAGATGACCCTCTCGATTCAGGAGGTTGCCGAGAAGGCCCAGCAGGCCGCCGCTGTATCCGAGTCTGCCGCCGCCACCGCCACCGCCAGCAGCCTCACCATGGATCGCACGGTACAAAACATTCTGCAACTGCGGGAAACCGTTGCCGAAACCGCCAAAAAGGTGAAGCGTTTGGGGGAATCTTCCCAACAAATTTCCAAGGTGGTGTCGTTGATCAATCAAATCGCCCTGAAAACCAACCTCTTGGCGGTGAATGCCAGTATCGAGGCAGCCCGCGCCGGCGAAGAAGGGCGAGGCTTTGCCGTGGTAGCCGAAGAAGTAGGGGCACTGGCAGCCCAGTCTGCAGAAGCCACCCGTGAGATTGAACGCATCGTGGAAGGGATCCAACGGGAAACGGGCGAAGTGGTTCAGGCGATGGAAACCGGCACCAGCCAAGTGGTGGAAGGAACCCGCCTGGTGGAAGATGCCAAACAAAGTCTGGGGCAAATTGTGGAGGTATCGCGGCAAGTGAACCAACTGTTCCAGGCTATCGCCCAATCCACCGACTCCCAGGCGGATGCTTCCCAGATGGTGCGCCAGCTGATGGAACAGATCGCCAGCATCGCCACCCACACTTCAGAAGCCTCGCAACAGGTGGCCAACTCGCTGCAAGACACCGTGGCCGTGGCCCGCAAACTCCAAACCTCCGTATCCACCTTCAAGGTGGGGGAGGCTGTTTAGAATGCCGCAGGAAGTCAGATCGCCACAGGCCCGTGACCGGGAATGGGAGGTAAGGCTCCAGTTCCTCGGGGAGGCCCAAACCTATTTCGACACCATCGAAGCAGGGGTGCTGGGGTTAGCCACCCAAGGGTTGGATCGCAGCCGGGCTGATCGCATCCTGCGGGCGGCCCATTCCCTCAAGGGGGGCGCGGCGATGATGGGTTTCCCAGTACTGAGCGAACTTGCCCACCGGCTGGAGGACTACTTCAAGATCCTGCAGGTGGATCCCTGCAAGGCTGATGCCAACGTAGAACGCGGCATCCTGGCGGGGTTGGACTGGATGCGTCAAATTGCCCAGCACCACCGTCAGCAGCAACCCTTACCCGAGGCTTGGGTAACGGAGCAGGTGCAGCCGATTTTTGACCAACTGAAGCAACAACTGGGGGAACTGCAACCGGAAGATGTCGCCAGCTTACTTTCAGCAGAGGCGGGGGGCGACATGCGGGTGCTGATGTTTGAGACCGAGGTCGATGCCTGTCTCCAGCGGCTGGAGGGGGTTTTGGCCCACCCTGAGCAACCCTGCCTGCGGGAGGAGTTTCTCATCGCCAGCCAGGAACTGGGAGCACTGGGGGAAATGTTGGACTTGCCCGCCTTCACCACCCTGTGCAGATCCCTGGCCCAAACCTTGGAAGCAACGCCTATAGAAGCCAAGGAGCAGGTATTGCCTCTGGCTCAAGCTGCTTTACAGGCGTGGCGGCGGTCTCAGGCTTTGGTGCTGATCGGCCAGTTGGAGCTCTTACCCACCACTTGGGATCCCGGCCAACCCTCGGAAGTCAGGACTCCGTCCCGCTCACGTGAGCAGCCCCCACCCTCCTCCCATCAGCCTGCCATCGACCCAACAACGATTCTTTCCACGGCAGCGCCCACAGTTCCCGCCCGCAAGGTAGATCCTGTTTTGCCTGCCCCCAGCGATGGCATGATGCGGGTACCGGTCCGCCAGTTGGAACAGCTGGGGGAACTGTTCGGAGAATTCACCACCGAGCGCAATGGTTTGAATGGCCACCTGCAACGGTTGCGGGAGCTGGTCAGCTTGCTGAAGCGGCGGGTGCGCACCCTCGAAGCAACCAACAGCCGCCTGCGCAGCAGTTACGACCGGGTTGCGATTGGCTCTACCCATTCTCTGCTGGTCACGGAAGGCCCTGCGATTGGCCCAAGGGATCCCTTGCCAGTCCTGCCGACGGGCCTCTTGACCAGAGAATTTGACCTGCTGGAGATGGATCGCTACGGCGAGATGCACCTGCTGGCCCAGGAGGTGATGGAAACCGTCGTTCAGATCGACGAGATAACCGGCGATATTGACACCGCCCTGCAGGAGACCGAAGGCAGCGCCCGACAACTCACCCGCACCTCCAGGCAAATGCAAACCCACCTCACCCAGGTGCGGATGCAGCCGCTGTCTGACCTGACGGATCGCTTTCCCCGCTCCCTGCGGGAGATGAGTTTAACGTATGGCAAGCCAGTGGAATTACGGGTCTGGGGGGGATCCACTCTAATCGAACGATCCATCCTGGAGCGGTTGGCGGATCCGTTGCTACATCTGATTCGCAATGCCTTTGACCACGGCATTGAAGATCCCGAGACTCGCCTTGCCCAGGGCAAACCCGCCAAGGGGCTGATCGAAATTACTGCTGCCCACCGAGGCAATCGCACCTTGCTCACCGTTCGGGATGATGGGGCCGGGATCCGCTTGGATAAAATCCGGGCACGGGCCTTGCAAATGGGGTTTCAGGAATCGGATCTGGATACCGCCACGCCCCAAGAGCTGCTGGAGCTGATTTTTGAACCTGGCTTTAGCACAGCGGCTCAGGTGAGCGATCTCTCCGGACGGGGGGTGGGGATGGATGTGGTGCGCACCAACCTTGAACAGGTGGGTGGACGGGTACAGGTGGAGTCTTGGCCGGGGCAAGGCACCCTCTTTACCCTGACGTTGCCCCTTTCTCTAAGTGTGACTCGAGTTTTGTTGACAGAATGCCATGGCTTGATGCTGGCTTTTCCAGCCAACGCGGTGGAGGAGTTGCTTATTCCCCCTGAACTGGCCGCCCCTGAACTTCCCACTTCTTTTGTCTGGGAGGATCACCAGGTCCCTCTCATCCCCTTGAGGCAATGGTTTCGCTTCTATCGACCCCAACACCGCCTGGAAACCAACGATTCTCCCACGATTGATCAACCCACTGTGCTGCTGGTGGTGGAAGGCAACCAACCCTTTGGTCTGCTGGTGGATCGCTTTTGGCGGGAACAAGAAGTCACCCTGCGCCCTGTAGAAGAGGGGTTGCCCCTACCGCCTGGATTTTCCGGCTGCACCCTGCTGGCGGATGGGCGGATTGTGCCTCTGGTGGATATTCCCGCCCTGCTCGCTTGGATCCAAACCCAGGGATTCCCACCGAAACCTGCTGCTCTGGCGATGAGCCCACTTCACTCCCCAAGTCCTCAGCCAACCCTTTTGGTGGTGGAAGACTCGGTGAATGTGCGGCGTTTCCTGGCTATGACCCTAGAGAAGGCTGGGTTTCGCGTCGAACAAGCCCGCGATGGCCAAGAGGCACTCGAACGCCTACAGAGCGGGATCCCGATCCAAGCCGTGATCAGTGATATTGAAATGCCCCGTCTGGATGGGTTTGGCCTGCTAGCTCAGATCCGGGCTCACCCCCTGCACCATCAACTGCCGGTGTTGATGCTGACTTCCCGCAGTGGAAACAAACACCGACACCTGGCGCACACCTTAGGGGCAAGCGGTTATTTCTCTAAGCCCTTTCAGGAACAGGAGCTGATCCATTCCCTGCGGCAAGTGCTCCAAGCTTCGACTTCGACTGTGCTGAGTGGGAGGTAACCCATGGCTCTATTGTCTCCGCTGCGCTCGCGGCGCTTGGCCCAGCAGGAAGCACTAAGGCATCAGCAGAAGTTGATCACCTTTCAACTGGGATCCTATAATTTCGGGCTGCCGATCCTACGGGCGCAGCGGGTTTTGGCCTGGCAGGACATTCAAGGAGAACTCCGACCCAATGCAGGCAATGGGATCCCGTCAATTCGCCTTAGGCTTTCCCACCAATCCAGTGAAGCAGACCCATTCATTCCTCTACTCAATCCGGGTCGGTTGTTGTTGGGCAAACACCTACCTTTCCAACCCCAAACCCTGATCCTGTTGCAGCGGCCTGATCAACAGCAAGTGGGTCTGCCCATCCCCACCCCACCCCTGTTGCGCCGCTTGCCCCTTTCTCAACTCCAGCCCGTCCCCAGCCGCAATGCCGCTCAAGCCCGCCAGCGAGGGATCGTCCAGTGGGTTCCCGCTTCGGGGACGTTCTCTCACTTGTTCATCATCGACCCCGACCTCTGGTTCACCCTCAACCCCTCATCCACTGTATAACGACCAAGATCAGCGGCGGCAGATAAGAGCCCCGAATCCGCTCAAGAACGAACCGCAGGGATTTCCAAGTCAGGGTTCTCGATGCGGATCAACTCCCAGCGATAGGGGTTGCCTCCAGGCCGCTGCCAGTAAAACTGAAACGGTTGCTCCAACGCATTGACCTGATCCCGAGTCAGGTTGGCCAAGGGGCCGCCGGATCCCTCGATCACAAACCAAACCGTGGCCTTCCCTCTGGCCTCTGGGCTGATCTGCACCTGTAGCTCTTGCGGTTGAATGCGTAGGCGAAAAAATTGGCCGAAAACCTGCTGGCTGTAGGAAAGGGCCGTCTCCTTATCAAAGCCCCAATCATCGGCGTAAGCCTCGGAAAGGAGCGACTCCACCCGTTCCCAATTTCGCCCCTCCACTGCCTGGAGCAGTCGTTCGGTATGGACACGCACTTGCCGCTCCGGTTGCCCATGTTGCCAAAAAGCCCCCAACCCAATCGCCACCACCACGGATCCCACTATGGCCCAGCGGATCCAGGGGGGCAGCGGCGCAGGCGTCGGTGTTTTGGGGGTCGTAGGCAAGGGATCCCTTCCTGCAACGGGTATTGGTTCTTCACTCTACTCTTCTTTAACATTCTCCAGAAAGACCTTACCCAGAACGTGCGAGGGGCTAGGGGTGCAACGCAGCATAATGTGCCTGTCATGTGCGTGTGCTGGGCAGTAGAGGGTGGAAGGATTCTGTTTTTTCTGCCTGTGAGGAACCGGATGTAAGAAGGATATGAGAAGATCGACATCCAACCCTGCCCAACCCAAAGCCTGTTTTTGGATCGATCGGTCATGACCAAATCTACCGACCGTATGTTGCTGGATTTTGAACAGCCTGTTGCTGCCCTAGAGCAACGCATTGAGGAGATTCGCGCTTTGGCCGAAGACAACGAGATCGAGGCTTCCGAGCAAATTCGCCAGCTGGAGGCTAAAGCCGAAGAACTGCGCCGTGAGATCTTCCGTCAGCTGACCCCGGTGGAGCGCCTACAGGTGGCCCGTCACCCCCGCCGCCCCAGTACCCTCGACTACGTACAAACCATCTGTGATGATTGGTTCGAGCTACATGGGGATCGCCATGGCCAGGATGATCCGGCTATTGTTGGTGGCTTGGCCAAGTTGGAAGATCAGCCGGTTGTGATCGTGGGCCACCAAAAAGGCCGCGACACCAAAGACAATATTCACCGCAACTTCGGCATGCCCAATCCGGCTGGCTACCGCAAGGCGCTGCGGCTGATGGAGCATGCCCACCGTTTTGGTCTACCCTTGCTCACGTTTATTGATACTCCAGGGGCCTACCCTGGTGTGAAGGCAGAAGAAGAAGGCCAAGGGGAGGCAATTGCCGCCAATCTGCAAGCCCTCTTCCGCTTTGAGATCCCGATCATCTGTACCATCATCGGCGAAGGGGGATCCGGTGGAGCACTGGCCATTGGTGTTGGCGACCGGATATTGATGTTTGAACACGCCGTTTATTCGGTGATCTCCCCAGAAGGGTGTGCAGCCATTCTCTGGAAAGATGCTAAGAAAGCTCCGCAAGCAGCGGCAGCCCTGCGCATCACGGCCCAAGACCTACTGCAGCTGGAAGTCATTGACGAGATCCTACCTGAACCCGTTGGAGGTGCCCATCGTGCTCCGGTGGAAGCAGCCCAAACCCTCAAGCAAACCCTGCTGAGGCATCTACAGGCACTTTCTAGCTTAAGTGGCCGACAACTGCGGGAGGAACGCTACCAGAAGTTTCGCCGCATGGGATCCTTTTTGGAGGTGACCTGTTAGCTCAGTCAGGGCTGGGAAAGAGGTCTGACTTGATGCGAAGCATGGAGACTTAGGGGCAGATCTAAGGATTGCACAAGGAACTATGGTGCTCACGGGCTTATTTCACGTCGCCATCAAAACCAACGATTTGGAAGCCACGATCCGCTTCTACACCCAGATCCTGGGTATGCGGCAAGTTCCCCGCCCCAACTTTGGCTTTCCGGGAGCCTGGTTGGCTTGCCCAACCCCCGAAAATCCCACCATCTTTCACATCTACGCCGGTGGCCCCGCCTTAGGGAAATCAGGAGTGGCCCCCTTAGAAACTGGAGCCATTGATCACATCTCCCTGCAGGCGGTAGGGTTTCACGAATTCAAGCGGCGGATTACCCAGTTGGGCCTATCCTGTCGTGAGTTTATTGTGCCAGGAACCCACCTATGGCAACTGTTTGTCTACGATCCCAACGGGGTGTTGTTGGAGCTAACGTTCGACGGCCAAGCAGAAGCGGATCCCTTGCCGGATCTCTCCCCCGGTCGAGCCTATGTAGCTGGGGAGTCCTTCTTTGATCCGAAGGAATATCAGGGGTTGAGCCAATCCCGGCATGAGAGCCTCGTTTAGGTTATGGGAGAGAGTCGACAAAACCACTCAAGCGTTTCCCTCGTACCATTGCAGAGTAAGCCCCCTGCTTTGGAGAGAATCCCATGGCCCTGAACAAAATGACCATCCGCAAGATCCACCGCTTTCTCGCCCCCATCCTGTTTTTGCCGTTGGTGGTGACCGTACTGACGGGATCCCTGTATCAAATTGCCCTCCTCAATCAAAATTTTGACTACTACTGGCTCATCCAAATCCACAAAGGTCAGTGGGGGCCCCTCAACCTGCAGGCCATTTATCCCTTTCTGAATGGGATAGGTTTGTTGGTTATGGTGGCAACAGGTCTCAGCATGTGGCTACAAACACGACCCAATCGTCAGCTCAAACGCAGAAGTCTTAACTAACTCTTAACTTGGTTTTAATCCGCTTCTGAGGATCGGTAAATCCCCTCAAGATGTCCAGAAAACCCTACATATTTTCAGCTGATGTTGTCTAGACTAAAAGCATAGAGGTTGTGCTGAGCCTCTAGGTTTGGATCGAAAGTTAAAGCAAAACTGTCAGGAGGACGATTTATGAATATCGTTCGCTGGGATCCATTTCGTGAGATTGATGAAATTCAACGGGAAATGAACCGGATGTTTGACCGTCTGGTGCCTCGCACTACCACCAACGGAGATGGTGGATTTGCCTTTTTGCCTGCGGTGGAAATGCACGATGATCCGGAAACCATTACCCTGAAGCTGGAGCTGCCCGGTCTAGATGCCAAAGATCTGGACATCCAAGCCACAGCCGAGGCGGTTTCCATCAGTGGAGAACGGCGATTTGAAAAACGTTCGGAAGACAAAGGCGTAACCCGCAGTGAGTTCCGCTATGGACGTTTCCAACGGGTGATCCCGCTGCCGAACCGGATCCAACATGATCAGGTGAAAGCGGAATACAAAGATGGGATCCTAACTCTAACTCTGCCGAAAGCAGAATCTGAAAAAGCGCAACTGGTGAAAGTGAATGTTGTTTCCTAATCTGACGGTTAGGGTTCCGTTGATTTTCTCCGCAGGGTAGACAGGGGTTCTCGCCCAGTTCTCGATCCCACTGGGATTTCAGAGTCAAGGGTGAAGCCCCTCAAAGGGCAAGCGTCAATAGACCAACATAATTGAAATTGAATTGAGATTGAATTGAGTTGAGGTAGGTGATGAGCCTACCTTTTCTGTTTCTATTTTTGTCATCTTTCAGCTTCCACTCTAACGGGGTCGAAACCGCTTCAAGCGTAGGGCATTGGTGACCACCGAAACGGAACTGAGAGCCATGGCCGCCCCCGCCACAATCGGGTTGAGCAGCCAGCCGGTCAAGGGATAAAGCACCCCCGCCGCAATCGGGATCCCGAGTGTGTTGTAGATAAAAGCAAAAAATAGGTTTTGCCGAATGTTGTTGAGGGTGGCCCGGCTGAGCTGAATGGCAGTGACCACCCCCCGTAGATCCCCCGACATCAGGGTGATATCACTGGCGGCCATGGCCACATCTGTACCCGTACCGATGGCAATCCCCACATCGGCTTCTGCCAAGGCGGGCGCATCATTGATGCCATCCCCCACCATCGCCACTAGGTGTTGAGGCTGTCGCAAGCGGCGGATATGGGCGGCCTTTTGGTCGGGGCGTACTTGGGCGATCACCCGCAGGATCCCTGCTTGTCGGGCAATGGCTTGGGCCGTCGTTGGGTTGTCGCCCGTGAGCATGATGACCTCTAGGCCCATCTGTTGCAGCCGCTGCACCGCTTCGGGGGAGGTGGGTTTAATCGGATCGGCAATCGCCAGTAGCCCCAGTAAGCGCCCCGATTGGGCGACCCCAATCACCGTTTTGCCTTGACGTTCCCAAGTTTCCACCTGTCCCTGCAGGGTAGGATCCCAAGGGATTCCCAACTCCTGTAACCACCTCAGCCGCCCCACTTGAACCCGCTGATCTTGAACCCAAGCTTCTGCCCCATTGCCGACGATGGCTTGAAACTGCTGTGCTGTTGGAATGGAAATGGCCTCAGCTTCGGCTTTCTGAACCACCGCTTGGGCCAAAGGATGCTCCGAGTGCCGCTCCACTGCCGCAGCCAGGCGCAATACTTCCAGGGAAGAGGAGCCATTCGTCCAAATATCCGTGACCGTGGGACGGCCTTCCGTCAGGGTGCCGGTTTTATCCAACACCACGGTGCGCAGGCGATGGGCCAGCTCCAGGCTATCGGCACTCTTCACCAGTACCCCCAACTCAGCCCCTCGCCCTGTACCCACCATGATCGAGGTGGGAGTTGCCAAACCCAACGCACAAGGACAGGCGATGATCAACACGCCGATGGTATTGACTAGGGCCAAGGTCGGGTTGCCACCCAGAATCAACCAGAGGATAAACGTCAACAGGGCAACCCCAATCACCACCGGCACAAACCAAGCCGTAACCTGATCCGCCAACTGCTGAATCGGCGCTTTGGATCCCTGGGCTTCCTGAACCAAGCGGACAATCTGGGCCAAAACGGTGTCTTTACCCACCCGACGGGCTTCCATCACAAAGCTACCCGTCCGGTTCAAAGTTGCCCCAATCACCTCATCCCCTGCAGACTTCTCCACAGGTAAACTCTCCCCCGTCACCATCGACTCATCCACCGCCGAGGATCCCTCAAGGATTACCCCATCCACCGGTATCTTTTCTCCGGGGCGCACCCGGATCTGATCCCCCACCTGGACTTCTCGAATCGGGATATCCTCCTCCCGACCATTGCGAATCACCCGCGCCGTTTTCGGCTGCAACCCAATCAACTTGCGAATCGCTTCCGAGGTC encodes:
- a CDS encoding chemotaxis protein CheW, yielding MVVGFSPQADSSIRTGELYLQLQVQSGFQGVLPLSFAQEALIVTPRQFTLLPNQPAWVLGLFNYRNQVIWGLDLSQFLGWDPLDFGLPEYHLVVVRLQALRLGLAVQLVKGVTRLAADRIQSVSGSPGDGWGEIPISNPCFSGQVMDGGNPLWVLNPKGIAQQLDQARAGS
- a CDS encoding chemotaxis protein CheW, translated to MALLSPLRSRRLAQQEALRHQQKLITFQLGSYNFGLPILRAQRVLAWQDIQGELRPNAGNGIPSIRLRLSHQSSEADPFIPLLNPGRLLLGKHLPFQPQTLILLQRPDQQQVGLPIPTPPLLRRLPLSQLQPVPSRNAAQARQRGIVQWVPASGTFSHLFIIDPDLWFTLNPSSTV
- a CDS encoding PepSY domain-containing protein, encoding MALNKMTIRKIHRFLAPILFLPLVVTVLTGSLYQIALLNQNFDYYWLIQIHKGQWGPLNLQAIYPFLNGIGLLVMVATGLSMWLQTRPNRQLKRRSLN
- a CDS encoding methyl-accepting chemotaxis protein, which translates into the protein MVSSSRSSLSSKLQPQRKVAGSRLAPAISLSLGLSSLLFAISAGTVARTYFGFNPTISRQFTLQNLSDQVIYLDEVLTMSARMGAATGDLAWEERYKSHVPQLDEVLAEIEQLDPVSYEAYAAQTTEANIKLVDWEVEAFDLIRAGEQEQAFEVLHSPEYEEQKRIYAEGINQTIEEIRSNIQASLLLYEQELLRSLILSGISFPILLVSWGTILILVRNFVRERNETYERQVSDTRLAQRFADIARIRQDQELIDPLTDLLSEIQQRYGAERVAVYRLTQPEEAQVIAEARGNRQTSTLGTQLSGIPAPIQQALNNGQVYAFSQVPTAELSADYIQVLATAQLKAEMVAPVMRGDEPYGFLVVGRAQSHNWSEEEQDNLAELANRLGQALSNLGALEQKAVAAQERERAEALQKELLQLINDVMEASQGDLTVRAQLTAGQIGIVADFFNAIIESLRDIVTQVQQAAGQVNNSIGSNEVAIRELADAALKQATQIGETLRSVEQMTLSIQEVAEKAQQAAAVSESAAATATASSLTMDRTVQNILQLRETVAETAKKVKRLGESSQQISKVVSLINQIALKTNLLAVNASIEAARAGEEGRGFAVVAEEVGALAAQSAEATREIERIVEGIQRETGEVVQAMETGTSQVVEGTRLVEDAKQSLGQIVEVSRQVNQLFQAIAQSTDSQADASQMVRQLMEQIASIATHTSEASQQVANSLQDTVAVARKLQTSVSTFKVGEAV
- a CDS encoding Hsp20/alpha crystallin family protein produces the protein MNIVRWDPFREIDEIQREMNRMFDRLVPRTTTNGDGGFAFLPAVEMHDDPETITLKLELPGLDAKDLDIQATAEAVSISGERRFEKRSEDKGVTRSEFRYGRFQRVIPLPNRIQHDQVKAEYKDGILTLTLPKAESEKAQLVKVNVVS
- a CDS encoding VOC family protein translates to MVLTGLFHVAIKTNDLEATIRFYTQILGMRQVPRPNFGFPGAWLACPTPENPTIFHIYAGGPALGKSGVAPLETGAIDHISLQAVGFHEFKRRITQLGLSCREFIVPGTHLWQLFVYDPNGVLLELTFDGQAEADPLPDLSPGRAYVAGESFFDPKEYQGLSQSRHESLV
- a CDS encoding heavy metal translocating P-type ATPase; translated protein: MSAHPSSEAFSGALPAQKVPDPTSEATWQLALQGMSCASCAHSIEQALTQVQGVSQGSVNFATEQATVKGDPQRVSPELLIRAVQQAGYQARLVQADGQDSETSDAERIAQRAAERDLKLKVAIGVGISTVLVIGSLPMMLGMEIPGFPMWLHNPWLQLVLTAPVQFWVGKHFYRGAWAAWQRRSADMNTLVALGTSAAFFYSLFPTIFPHYFHRQGLHPDVYYEVSAVVTTLILVGKWMEQRAKGQTSEAIRKLIGLQPKTARVIRNGREEDIPIREVQVGDQIRVRPGEKIPVDGVILEGSSAVDESMVTGESLPVEKSAGDEVIGATLNRTGSFVMEARRVGKDTVLAQIVRLVQEAQGSKAPIQQLADQVTAWFVPVVIGVALLTFILWLILGGNPTLALVNTIGVLIIACPCALGLATPTSIMVGTGRGAELGVLVKSADSLELAHRLRTVVLDKTGTLTEGRPTVTDIWTNGSSSLEVLRLAAAVERHSEHPLAQAVVQKAEAEAISIPTAQQFQAIVGNGAEAWVQDQRVQVGRLRWLQELGIPWDPTLQGQVETWERQGKTVIGVAQSGRLLGLLAIADPIKPTSPEAVQRLQQMGLEVIMLTGDNPTTAQAIARQAGILRVIAQVRPDQKAAHIRRLRQPQHLVAMVGDGINDAPALAEADVGIAIGTGTDVAMAASDITLMSGDLRGVVTAIQLSRATLNNIRQNLFFAFIYNTLGIPIAAGVLYPLTGWLLNPIVAGAAMALSSVSVVTNALRLKRFRPR
- a CDS encoding acetyl-CoA carboxylase carboxyltransferase subunit alpha → MTKSTDRMLLDFEQPVAALEQRIEEIRALAEDNEIEASEQIRQLEAKAEELRREIFRQLTPVERLQVARHPRRPSTLDYVQTICDDWFELHGDRHGQDDPAIVGGLAKLEDQPVVIVGHQKGRDTKDNIHRNFGMPNPAGYRKALRLMEHAHRFGLPLLTFIDTPGAYPGVKAEEEGQGEAIAANLQALFRFEIPIICTIIGEGGSGGALAIGVGDRILMFEHAVYSVISPEGCAAILWKDAKKAPQAAAALRITAQDLLQLEVIDEILPEPVGGAHRAPVEAAQTLKQTLLRHLQALSSLSGRQLREERYQKFRRMGSFLEVTC
- a CDS encoding hybrid sensor histidine kinase/response regulator; the encoded protein is MPQEVRSPQARDREWEVRLQFLGEAQTYFDTIEAGVLGLATQGLDRSRADRILRAAHSLKGGAAMMGFPVLSELAHRLEDYFKILQVDPCKADANVERGILAGLDWMRQIAQHHRQQQPLPEAWVTEQVQPIFDQLKQQLGELQPEDVASLLSAEAGGDMRVLMFETEVDACLQRLEGVLAHPEQPCLREEFLIASQELGALGEMLDLPAFTTLCRSLAQTLEATPIEAKEQVLPLAQAALQAWRRSQALVLIGQLELLPTTWDPGQPSEVRTPSRSREQPPPSSHQPAIDPTTILSTAAPTVPARKVDPVLPAPSDGMMRVPVRQLEQLGELFGEFTTERNGLNGHLQRLRELVSLLKRRVRTLEATNSRLRSSYDRVAIGSTHSLLVTEGPAIGPRDPLPVLPTGLLTREFDLLEMDRYGEMHLLAQEVMETVVQIDEITGDIDTALQETEGSARQLTRTSRQMQTHLTQVRMQPLSDLTDRFPRSLREMSLTYGKPVELRVWGGSTLIERSILERLADPLLHLIRNAFDHGIEDPETRLAQGKPAKGLIEITAAHRGNRTLLTVRDDGAGIRLDKIRARALQMGFQESDLDTATPQELLELIFEPGFSTAAQVSDLSGRGVGMDVVRTNLEQVGGRVQVESWPGQGTLFTLTLPLSLSVTRVLLTECHGLMLAFPANAVEELLIPPELAAPELPTSFVWEDHQVPLIPLRQWFRFYRPQHRLETNDSPTIDQPTVLLVVEGNQPFGLLVDRFWREQEVTLRPVEEGLPLPPGFSGCTLLADGRIVPLVDIPALLAWIQTQGFPPKPAALAMSPLHSPSPQPTLLVVEDSVNVRRFLAMTLEKAGFRVEQARDGQEALERLQSGIPIQAVISDIEMPRLDGFGLLAQIRAHPLHHQLPVLMLTSRSGNKHRHLAHTLGASGYFSKPFQEQELIHSLRQVLQASTSTVLSGR
- a CDS encoding response regulator codes for the protein MVTVLVVEDVASERQMISDYLRAEGYQVVPAANATEALQHLRTDKPDVVLTDLVMEGMSGLELCRLIKKNPETRKLPVVACTSKNQELDKLWGMKQGIDLYLTKPFSREEIIRAVKSVMVS